The Candidatus Hydrogenedentota bacterium genome includes a region encoding these proteins:
- a CDS encoding penicillin acylase family protein: protein MDRRLALALAVCTATLGACSLGGLAARPLPRHDGTLIVPGLVAPVTILRDTWGVPHIYAENAHDLFFAQGYTQAQDRWWQMQFFRHVGRGSLSELIGEAGLADDVYFRTLRLHDTAAREIALLEPGAREMLESFVEGVNAYLEGKEPDELAMEYAVLQLAGTEISVEPWSPADSLVFGKIVQMQQGMPMAGESAFQEVIDRVGFARALYWSPPWPHGVKPAILGPGGKRLETGGLFDALLRPPIGSNSWVVGGALSKTGRPILENDPHLGVMTPSFYYEIALHSAGGADEAPIDLAGVAFAPQPGVVIGHNAHIAWGITLGKGVDAWDTYRIAPHPGKPLEAYQWNGGWAAFSVREETFHVAGQDPATFQIRETIHGPVVNDEFASDEAGFSLRPNAKPLALRWAGLEPGGLGNALYRLARASNWDEFRAALAFWDAPPCHFSYADVAGHIGYQLAGKAPVRPADQSGMVPAPGWTEEALWKGYVPYEDLPHAIDPQDGIIVHANQAVAHPDYFARLKAKLAPVFGPDINVCFQPTAYYGYRAERIRQLLEGRAPYDLDAFSRMQADVKWISADEVMPCLVSLRLDDAALRCDRDWLARWDRRFTADSPQATLYALFWKHLTDGIYADEAPPPQPNDAVMYAVRLLLADPANAWWDDQTTPDVAETRDDILARSLRDARDEAVRRFGPLRANWRWGKHHTVRFVNFPLGIGGIGAIAWLVNRGPVGLPGTMETINAAEWVEENDTFAVKWAPAMRMILDVGDWDNGRISLAPGQSGHPASKNYGDQIELWAAVKHRPMLWSFDRVKAETMHTLTLAPPR from the coding sequence ATGGATAGGCGTTTGGCGTTGGCGCTGGCCGTGTGCACGGCGACGTTGGGCGCCTGTTCCCTTGGCGGGCTGGCGGCTCGCCCGTTGCCGCGTCACGACGGGACGTTGATTGTGCCCGGTCTTGTCGCGCCGGTCACTATTCTCCGCGACACGTGGGGCGTGCCGCACATTTATGCGGAAAATGCCCATGACTTGTTTTTCGCGCAAGGCTACACGCAGGCGCAGGACCGCTGGTGGCAGATGCAGTTTTTCCGGCACGTGGGTCGCGGTTCCCTGTCCGAACTGATCGGCGAAGCGGGACTGGCCGACGATGTCTACTTTCGCACGCTGCGTCTCCACGATACCGCGGCGCGGGAAATCGCGCTTCTCGAACCCGGCGCGCGCGAGATGCTGGAGTCTTTCGTCGAAGGCGTGAACGCGTATCTCGAAGGCAAGGAACCGGACGAACTGGCGATGGAATATGCCGTGTTGCAACTGGCCGGCACGGAGATTTCCGTCGAGCCATGGTCGCCCGCCGACTCGCTCGTGTTCGGCAAAATTGTCCAGATGCAGCAAGGCATGCCCATGGCGGGCGAAAGCGCTTTTCAGGAAGTGATTGATCGCGTCGGTTTCGCGCGCGCCCTGTACTGGTCGCCGCCTTGGCCCCACGGCGTCAAACCGGCCATTCTGGGTCCCGGCGGCAAGCGGCTCGAAACCGGCGGTTTGTTCGACGCGTTGCTGCGTCCGCCCATCGGGAGCAACAGCTGGGTTGTCGGCGGGGCCTTGTCGAAGACAGGCCGTCCCATTCTCGAAAACGATCCGCACCTCGGCGTCATGACGCCGTCTTTTTACTACGAAATCGCGCTGCATAGCGCGGGCGGCGCGGACGAAGCCCCGATCGATCTCGCCGGCGTCGCCTTTGCGCCGCAGCCGGGGGTGGTCATCGGGCACAACGCGCATATCGCGTGGGGCATCACCCTCGGCAAAGGTGTTGACGCATGGGATACGTACCGCATCGCGCCGCATCCGGGGAAACCGCTCGAGGCGTATCAATGGAACGGCGGCTGGGCCGCGTTTTCCGTGCGGGAAGAGACTTTTCATGTCGCCGGGCAGGATCCCGCCACCTTCCAAATTCGCGAAACGATCCACGGGCCGGTCGTCAACGACGAGTTTGCGTCGGACGAGGCCGGATTTTCCCTGCGACCGAACGCGAAACCGCTTGCCTTGCGCTGGGCGGGGCTTGAGCCGGGCGGACTCGGCAACGCCCTGTACCGTTTGGCGCGCGCGTCGAATTGGGACGAGTTTCGCGCCGCGCTGGCGTTCTGGGACGCGCCGCCGTGCCATTTCAGTTACGCGGACGTGGCCGGTCATATCGGCTATCAACTCGCGGGCAAGGCGCCGGTCCGTCCGGCGGATCAAAGCGGAATGGTTCCGGCGCCGGGCTGGACCGAGGAAGCCCTGTGGAAGGGCTATGTGCCGTATGAAGACCTGCCGCACGCGATCGATCCGCAAGACGGGATCATCGTTCACGCGAATCAGGCCGTTGCGCATCCCGATTATTTCGCGCGGCTGAAGGCGAAACTGGCGCCCGTGTTCGGCCCGGATATCAATGTCTGCTTTCAGCCGACGGCCTATTACGGGTACCGGGCCGAACGCATCCGGCAACTGCTCGAAGGCCGCGCGCCGTACGATCTCGACGCGTTCAGCCGCATGCAGGCCGACGTGAAATGGATCAGCGCCGATGAAGTGATGCCCTGCCTCGTTTCGTTGCGGTTGGACGACGCCGCGCTTCGATGCGACCGCGATTGGCTCGCGCGCTGGGATCGCCGTTTCACGGCGGACAGTCCGCAGGCCACGCTGTACGCGCTTTTCTGGAAACATCTGACGGACGGCATTTACGCGGACGAGGCGCCGCCGCCGCAACCCAACGACGCCGTCATGTACGCCGTCCGGCTGCTGCTGGCCGACCCGGCCAATGCCTGGTGGGACGATCAAACGACACCGGACGTGGCCGAGACGCGCGACGACATCCTGGCCCGTTCCTTGCGGGATGCCCGCGACGAGGCCGTGCGGCGTTTCGGACCCCTTCGCGCCAATTGGCGGTGGGGGAAACATCACACCGTCCGATTCGTCAACTTTCCCCTCGGCATCGGCGGCATCGGCGCGATCGCGTGGCTCGTCAATCGCGGCCCGGTCGGACTGCCCGGCACGATGGAAACCATCAACGCGGCCGAATGGGTGGAGGAAAACGACACGTTCGCCGTGAAATGGGCCCCCGCCATGCGCATGATTCTCGACGTGGGCGATTGGGACAACGGCCGGATTTCGCTGGCCCCCGGCCAAAGCGGCCATCCCGCCAGCAAGAACTACGGCGACCAGATCGAGTTATGGGCGGCCGTCAAGCACCGCCCCATGCTTTGGTCCTTCGACCGCGTCAAAGCCGAAACCATGCACACCCTGACGCTGGCCCCGCCCCGGTAA
- a CDS encoding acyl-CoA dehydrogenase family protein, which translates to MDFRLSEDQLEIQEMVRKFARNEIAPLAAEIDRESRFPVETFRKMGELGLLGLLIPEEYGGVGQGVLTFCVAMEEIAWACASTSLSYLAHSVLCAHNLSCNGSDAQKQKYLPDLATGAKLGAIAMTEPNAGSDVLSITTFAERSGGEYVINGSKTFITNAPVADTFLVYVRTDKQAGPGGISQFIVERGFPGFSIGQPLRKMGMHGSPTAEIFFDHCRVPAENLVRGENRALGILLGGLDVERTVGAAMAVGGARAAFERALAYAMERRQFGQPLAMFEMITEKLANMSMEIEAARLLAHKAASLCDQGVRCSLEASHAKLFGSEMAVRVASDAVQILGGYGYMQEYEVERILRDVRMGTIGGGTSEIQRLIIAKEILGRN; encoded by the coding sequence ATGGACTTTCGTCTCTCGGAAGATCAACTGGAAATTCAGGAGATGGTGCGCAAGTTCGCGCGGAACGAAATCGCGCCGCTGGCCGCCGAAATTGACCGAGAATCGCGCTTTCCCGTCGAGACGTTTCGGAAGATGGGGGAGTTGGGTCTCCTGGGTCTGCTGATACCGGAGGAGTACGGCGGCGTGGGCCAGGGCGTGCTGACTTTTTGCGTCGCGATGGAGGAAATTGCCTGGGCGTGCGCCTCGACCTCGTTGTCGTATCTCGCGCATTCGGTTTTGTGCGCCCACAATCTTTCGTGCAACGGATCCGATGCACAAAAGCAGAAGTATCTGCCGGATCTGGCGACGGGGGCCAAACTGGGCGCGATTGCGATGACGGAGCCGAATGCCGGTTCGGATGTCCTGTCCATCACGACTTTCGCGGAGCGATCCGGCGGCGAGTACGTGATAAACGGCAGCAAGACCTTTATCACCAATGCGCCGGTGGCGGACACGTTCCTTGTATACGTGCGGACTGACAAGCAGGCGGGGCCGGGCGGGATCAGCCAGTTTATCGTCGAACGCGGTTTTCCGGGCTTCTCGATAGGACAACCTTTGCGGAAAATGGGCATGCACGGATCGCCCACGGCGGAGATTTTTTTCGACCATTGCCGCGTGCCCGCCGAAAACCTCGTGCGGGGCGAAAACCGGGCCTTGGGGATTCTTCTGGGGGGACTCGACGTGGAGCGGACGGTGGGCGCCGCGATGGCGGTGGGCGGGGCCCGCGCGGCGTTCGAGCGCGCGCTTGCGTACGCGATGGAACGGCGGCAATTCGGCCAGCCGCTCGCCATGTTCGAGATGATTACCGAAAAACTGGCGAATATGAGCATGGAAATCGAGGCCGCGCGCCTGTTGGCCCACAAGGCGGCCTCGTTATGCGATCAGGGCGTGCGATGTTCCCTTGAGGCGTCGCATGCGAAACTGTTCGGTTCGGAAATGGCGGTGCGCGTTGCCTCCGATGCCGTGCAGATTCTCGGCGGCTATGGCTATATGCAGGAATACGAGGTCGAGCGGATCCTGCGGGATGTCCGAATGGGCACGATCGGCGGCGGAACCTCGGAAATTCAGCGGCTGATCATCGCGAAGGAAATTCTGGGCCGCAACTGA
- a CDS encoding MaoC/PaaZ C-terminal domain-containing protein, producing the protein MDAQDAIYFEDLEVGQETRSPARTVTEADIVNFAGISGDFHGLHMDAEFARTTPFGQRIAHGLLGLSIASGLVTRLPDVPMHKFVAFLGLTWDFRLPLFIGDTIHAVQTVSEKRATKKPGLGVVVYDVKVVNQNGDVCQEGQWKTMYLMRHAAPPDSE; encoded by the coding sequence ATGGACGCGCAGGACGCCATCTACTTTGAAGACCTTGAAGTGGGACAGGAGACCCGTTCGCCCGCGCGCACGGTGACCGAGGCGGACATTGTCAACTTCGCCGGTATTTCCGGGGATTTCCACGGACTGCACATGGACGCCGAATTCGCCCGGACAACGCCGTTCGGCCAGCGCATCGCCCACGGGCTCTTGGGCCTTTCCATCGCTTCCGGTCTCGTGACCCGCCTTCCGGACGTGCCAATGCACAAATTCGTCGCGTTTCTCGGATTGACCTGGGATTTCCGCCTTCCCCTGTTTATCGGCGATACCATTCACGCAGTGCAGACCGTTTCGGAAAAGCGCGCCACCAAGAAACCCGGCCTGGGTGTCGTCGTGTACGACGTCAAGGTCGTCAACCAGAACGGCGACGTCTGCCAGGAAGGCCAATGGAAGACCATGTACCTGATGCGGCATGCGGCGCCGCCGGATTCGGAGTAG
- a CDS encoding PHP-associated domain-containing protein translates to MESASVMTPLKGALHVHTTCSDGALSPEEALRVYRDLRFDFVALTDHDFLLRPGAYDRIPDEFEGMLVFRGVEQTIFARGYLHVNRIEGDSETLHVFNHPAEYALAINQVLERIHEVERTIRIDAVEVTLQGFYTAEYDVEALPYPKVASDDSHTREGCGRAWIEVACAKNKDAVIRAIRNGRARVCYNGTAHRAAWSNRGGVASG, encoded by the coding sequence GTGGAAAGCGCTTCGGTCATGACGCCGCTCAAGGGCGCGCTCCACGTACATACCACGTGTTCCGACGGGGCGCTTTCTCCGGAGGAGGCGTTGCGGGTCTACCGGGATCTGCGTTTCGATTTCGTCGCCCTTACCGACCACGATTTTCTGTTGCGTCCCGGCGCGTATGACCGCATACCGGATGAATTCGAGGGCATGCTGGTCTTTCGCGGGGTCGAACAGACGATCTTCGCGCGCGGATATCTCCACGTCAACCGAATCGAGGGCGATTCCGAAACGCTGCATGTGTTCAATCATCCCGCGGAATATGCCCTCGCCATCAATCAGGTTCTGGAGCGCATCCACGAGGTCGAACGGACGATCCGGATAGACGCGGTCGAGGTTACGCTTCAGGGCTTCTACACGGCCGAATACGATGTGGAGGCCCTGCCGTATCCCAAAGTCGCGTCGGACGACTCCCATACGCGGGAAGGGTGCGGCCGTGCGTGGATCGAGGTGGCGTGCGCCAAAAACAAGGATGCCGTCATTCGGGCCATCAGGAATGGCCGGGCGCGGGTCTGCTATAATGGAACGGCGCATCGGGCGGCATGGTCCAACCGGGGAGGTGTTGCCAGTGGCTAG
- a CDS encoding thiolase family protein, whose amino-acid sequence MASRVAICAVAQTKFEANKWNLRMQGLLWEVVKGVREQTGLGFGKGGIDGAVTVSDDVFDARTISNGGITDVVGAHYGAEEKVAADGAQGVYYAAAQILSGHHEIVLLAGHCKESQAASRNMVTHLAFDPFYTRPVGLDYLAAAALQAQAYMARSGVTEIQLADVVARSRRWASLNPVAQLTAPAKREDILASPMVADPIRRDFMYPVSDGAIAMILANEQRARQITNTPVWIAGLGNCYDSFFLGERDLGGNFALECAAKRAYAMAGVANPEKAFDVAEIADQYAHQLPQYAEGLGLCKSGREWLESEGPDRQNVNRSGGMLAGNPLMLGGLARVAEAVIQLRGEAGERQVAEARRAVAQGATGPAGQLQTVVVLES is encoded by the coding sequence GTGGCTAGTCGTGTGGCGATTTGCGCGGTGGCGCAGACGAAGTTCGAAGCCAACAAATGGAACCTGCGAATGCAGGGCCTGCTGTGGGAAGTTGTCAAGGGTGTTCGCGAGCAGACGGGACTCGGTTTCGGCAAGGGCGGCATTGACGGCGCCGTGACCGTTTCGGACGATGTGTTCGACGCGCGGACCATTTCCAACGGGGGCATCACCGATGTGGTGGGCGCGCATTACGGCGCGGAGGAAAAGGTCGCGGCGGACGGCGCGCAGGGCGTGTATTACGCGGCCGCGCAGATTCTCTCCGGGCATCACGAGATCGTGCTGCTGGCCGGGCACTGCAAGGAATCCCAGGCGGCCAGCCGGAACATGGTTACGCACTTGGCCTTCGACCCCTTTTACACGCGCCCGGTCGGGCTCGACTATCTCGCCGCGGCGGCGTTGCAAGCCCAGGCCTACATGGCGCGGTCCGGCGTGACGGAAATCCAGTTGGCGGATGTGGTGGCGCGATCGCGGCGCTGGGCCTCCCTGAATCCCGTGGCCCAACTAACGGCGCCGGCGAAGCGCGAGGACATTCTGGCGTCCCCGATGGTCGCCGATCCCATCCGCCGCGATTTCATGTATCCCGTGTCCGACGGAGCCATCGCGATGATCCTGGCCAACGAACAACGTGCCCGGCAGATAACCAACACGCCGGTGTGGATTGCGGGCCTTGGCAACTGTTACGACAGTTTTTTCCTGGGCGAACGGGACTTGGGCGGGAATTTCGCCCTCGAATGCGCCGCGAAACGCGCCTATGCGATGGCGGGCGTGGCCAATCCGGAAAAGGCGTTCGACGTGGCCGAGATTGCCGATCAATACGCCCATCAATTGCCGCAATATGCCGAAGGGCTCGGTTTGTGCAAATCGGGCCGCGAATGGCTTGAAAGCGAGGGGCCGGACCGGCAAAACGTCAACCGTTCCGGTGGCATGCTCGCCGGAAATCCCTTGATGCTGGGCGGGCTGGCCCGCGTGGCCGAGGCCGTCATTCAACTGCGCGGCGAGGCTGGCGAACGGCAGGTGGCCGAAGCCAGGCGCGCCGTCGCCCAAGGCGCCACCGGTCCGGCAGGACAACTTCAGACGGTCGTGGTATTGGAAAGTTAG
- a CDS encoding thiolase family protein, whose product MTKNRNVAIIGSGMSRFSSHREEVNQPEMIHEAVVEALQDAGVMLDDIDCVLHGNMELFEMVHQPDMWHVIGDGVWGKSGIRLTTGGTTGATLACAADNLVASGLHDAVLAIGFEKLQEGHTTGGITNMADPLWGRSLQTGALTGTGAQKIIDEFGVERARWAAMKYRTIMDEHAMRNPKAHRRLRLERRYIKETAENSPPLAGELRMIHMCSQSDGACAVVFASEEKVRQWKANPAWIVDHETVHREETMIFGSQKNTQRVAAERLFKRTGISNPRQEIDVLEMYDPSAWWGLDWLRDFLLLSGDEAIKMVENDEIAIDGAFPVNPSGGVIASNPIGATALVRVAEAAMQIRGTAGDHQVAKPVRRALASGFGGSLWTVLMLLSKEKPEQGAETHG is encoded by the coding sequence ATGACCAAAAATAGAAACGTCGCCATCATCGGCAGCGGCATGTCGCGGTTTTCGAGCCACCGCGAGGAAGTCAACCAGCCCGAAATGATTCATGAGGCGGTCGTCGAGGCGCTACAAGACGCGGGCGTCATGCTGGACGACATAGACTGCGTTCTGCACGGCAACATGGAATTGTTCGAGATGGTCCATCAGCCGGACATGTGGCACGTGATCGGCGACGGGGTCTGGGGTAAATCGGGGATTCGCCTCACCACGGGCGGAACCACCGGCGCCACCCTCGCCTGCGCGGCGGACAATCTGGTCGCGTCGGGACTGCACGACGCCGTGCTGGCCATCGGCTTCGAGAAACTCCAGGAAGGCCATACCACCGGCGGCATCACCAACATGGCGGACCCGCTCTGGGGCCGGAGCCTTCAGACCGGCGCGCTTACCGGAACGGGCGCGCAAAAGATTATTGATGAATTCGGCGTGGAGCGGGCGCGATGGGCCGCGATGAAATACCGGACGATCATGGATGAACACGCCATGCGGAACCCAAAGGCCCATCGCCGGCTGCGGCTCGAACGCCGGTACATCAAGGAAACGGCCGAGAATTCGCCGCCGCTGGCGGGTGAACTCCGGATGATCCACATGTGCTCGCAGAGCGACGGCGCGTGCGCCGTCGTCTTCGCCTCGGAGGAAAAGGTGCGGCAATGGAAGGCGAATCCGGCATGGATTGTGGATCACGAAACGGTGCATCGCGAGGAAACGATGATCTTCGGATCGCAGAAAAACACGCAGCGGGTCGCCGCGGAGCGGCTATTCAAACGGACCGGCATATCGAATCCCCGGCAGGAAATTGACGTGCTCGAAATGTACGATCCCTCGGCGTGGTGGGGACTCGACTGGCTCCGCGATTTTCTGCTCCTGTCGGGAGACGAAGCCATCAAAATGGTCGAGAATGACGAGATCGCGATTGACGGGGCGTTTCCGGTCAATCCGTCCGGCGGCGTGATTGCCAGCAATCCGATCGGCGCGACGGCGCTGGTCCGCGTCGCCGAGGCCGCCATGCAAATCCGGGGAACGGCCGGCGATCACCAAGTGGCGAAACCGGTCCGCCGCGCGCTGGCCTCCGGTTTTGGCGGTTCATTGTGGACGGTGTTGATGCTGTTGTCGAAAGAGAAGCCCGAACAGGGAGCCGAAACTCATGGGTAA
- a CDS encoding OB-fold domain-containing protein, translating to MGKEKEGRELIVSRQILSIPQHFSTGPVMGRFLAELRDNKRIMANKCPKCGRHQLPPREVCAICHVEATGWDELPPVGTIRDFDVIYYASPDPLTGETRQVPYVLCWVDLDGTQGDAPFWHLLDVDDLTKVRRGVRVRVVFADDRRGATEDIRHFEIIPDEPIEGGDAR from the coding sequence ATGGGTAAAGAAAAAGAAGGCCGGGAACTGATTGTGTCGCGGCAAATCCTGTCCATTCCCCAGCATTTTTCGACGGGACCGGTCATGGGCCGTTTTCTGGCGGAATTGCGCGACAACAAGCGCATCATGGCCAACAAATGTCCCAAGTGCGGGCGTCATCAGTTGCCGCCGCGCGAGGTCTGCGCCATTTGCCACGTCGAGGCCACCGGATGGGACGAACTCCCGCCCGTAGGCACGATTCGCGATTTCGATGTCATCTATTACGCCAGTCCGGACCCGTTGACCGGCGAGACGCGCCAAGTCCCCTACGTCTTGTGCTGGGTGGATCTCGACGGGACACAGGGCGATGCCCCGTTCTGGCACCTGCTCGACGTGGACGACTTGACCAAGGTGCGCCGAGGTGTCCGCGTCCGTGTCGTGTTTGCCGACGATCGCCGCGGCGCCACGGAAGACATCAGGCACTTTGAGATTATTCCGGACGAACCGATTGAAGGAGGGGATGCGCGATGA
- a CDS encoding Zn-ribbon domain-containing OB-fold protein: MKEEKECAFVIEGKMALPYQYYAGAIGSQFIVALRDDKRILGVRCEKCRKTFVPPRQSCERCFSSLTDHWVEVGSSGVLTGFTVIRYAEPYQPKEPPYVLALIKLDGADTPIAHILECGDARNARIGMRVRAVFSEKPRDTILAISHFEEE; this comes from the coding sequence ATGAAGGAAGAAAAAGAGTGCGCATTTGTCATCGAGGGCAAGATGGCCCTGCCTTATCAGTATTATGCGGGGGCAATCGGCAGCCAATTTATCGTTGCCCTTCGAGACGATAAACGGATTCTCGGTGTCCGTTGCGAAAAATGTCGGAAGACATTCGTGCCGCCGCGACAATCCTGCGAGCGGTGTTTTTCGTCCCTGACGGATCATTGGGTCGAGGTTGGTTCGTCCGGCGTGTTGACCGGTTTCACCGTAATCCGCTATGCGGAACCCTATCAGCCCAAGGAGCCGCCTTACGTCCTGGCCTTGATCAAACTCGATGGCGCCGATACGCCGATCGCGCACATCCTCGAATGCGGGGACGCGCGGAACGCCCGGATCGGCATGCGTGTCCGGGCCGTCTTTTCCGAAAAACCCAGGGACACGATTCTCGCTATTTCACATTTTGAAGAGGAATAG